One genomic window of Nitrososphaera sp. includes the following:
- a CDS encoding thiamine pyrophosphate-binding protein yields the protein MADLQKTGGVRVADYLIKSLYGCGVRHVFGVPGDYVLGFYDRLEKTKRLEIVTTCDEQGAGFAADAYARIRGLGVVCITYGVGGLKVANTTSQAFAEKSPVIVISGSPGMDERLDDPLLHHKVSDFGMQKRVFDEMTCEAAVIDDAGTAAEKIDRVIRSVLRFKQPGYIEIPRDVAGQHIRTAGPENPIMAARQPNDTPTIREAGGEAVSMILAAKKPVIIAGEEIHRFGLQETLLLFIQRTGIPAAATILGKSVIDELHPLYAGIYEGAVGRKETREFVESSDCIIILGASLSDVTLGMFTAKLDRSKTIYAASEKIAIRHHRFDDITMQGFLEYLAKSTELAQKAPRRNDIPHPPPPKNPRATPGSKITVDYLVERINFFLKDGMMVLADVGDSLFASADIVIRGKTKFLSPAYYASLGFAVPGSIGAQMAEPSLRPLVLVGDGAFQMTGIELATAAKYKLNPIVIVLNNGIYLTEESILPGQFNDLQPWDYSRMTDVVGNGRGFVIETEEELDAALAEAEKSTGAFCLLDVRLSRSDRSRALQQMSKYMSQKASFK from the coding sequence ATGGCAGACTTGCAAAAGACAGGCGGCGTACGCGTCGCCGACTACCTGATAAAGAGCCTCTATGGGTGCGGAGTGAGACATGTATTCGGGGTCCCGGGAGATTATGTTCTCGGATTTTACGACCGGCTGGAAAAGACAAAGAGGCTTGAAATCGTGACGACCTGCGACGAGCAGGGCGCCGGCTTTGCAGCTGACGCCTATGCGAGGATTAGGGGTCTTGGAGTGGTCTGCATAACTTATGGAGTAGGGGGGTTAAAGGTGGCCAACACCACCTCGCAAGCCTTTGCTGAAAAATCACCGGTCATTGTGATTAGCGGATCGCCCGGCATGGACGAGCGGCTTGACGACCCGCTGCTTCATCACAAGGTGAGCGACTTTGGCATGCAAAAGCGGGTGTTTGACGAAATGACCTGCGAAGCGGCGGTCATTGACGACGCCGGCACTGCCGCCGAAAAGATCGACCGGGTGATAAGGTCAGTCTTGCGCTTCAAGCAGCCCGGCTACATCGAAATTCCGCGTGATGTCGCAGGCCAGCACATCCGGACAGCCGGACCGGAAAATCCGATAATGGCCGCGCGTCAGCCAAACGACACGCCTACGATACGCGAGGCAGGAGGCGAGGCAGTCTCGATGATTCTTGCCGCCAAAAAGCCGGTGATAATCGCAGGCGAGGAAATACACCGGTTTGGGCTTCAAGAAACCCTTCTCCTGTTTATTCAGCGAACCGGCATCCCGGCAGCAGCTACAATCCTGGGCAAGTCGGTCATTGACGAGTTGCACCCACTTTATGCCGGAATTTACGAAGGCGCGGTCGGCCGCAAGGAGACAAGGGAGTTTGTCGAATCAAGCGACTGCATAATAATTCTTGGCGCGTCCCTGAGCGACGTCACACTTGGCATGTTCACCGCAAAGCTCGACAGGTCAAAGACTATCTATGCCGCCTCGGAAAAGATTGCAATCCGCCACCACAGGTTCGACGACATTACCATGCAGGGTTTTTTGGAATATCTTGCCAAATCCACCGAACTCGCGCAAAAGGCTCCGAGGAGAAATGACATCCCTCACCCGCCCCCGCCCAAGAACCCGCGCGCTACTCCGGGGAGCAAAATCACTGTGGACTATTTGGTTGAGCGGATTAACTTCTTTTTAAAGGACGGGATGATGGTACTTGCAGACGTCGGCGACTCGCTGTTTGCGAGCGCGGACATTGTGATAAGAGGCAAGACCAAGTTTCTGTCGCCGGCCTACTACGCATCGCTGGGGTTTGCAGTGCCCGGCTCCATCGGCGCGCAGATGGCCGAGCCTTCGCTACGGCCACTCGTGCTTGTAGGCGACGGGGCCTTTCAGATGACCGGAATTGAGCTTGCGACCGCGGCAAAATACAAGCTGAATCCAATCGTCATAGTTCTCAATAACGGAATCTATCTTACTGAGGAATCGATTCTCCCAGGGCAATTCAACGATCTCCAGCCCTGGGATTACAGCCGGATGACTGATGTTGTCGGCAATGGCAGGGGTTTTGTAATAGAGACGGAGGAAGAGCTCGATGCGGCGCTTGCCGAGGCGGAAAAATCCACCGGCGCATTCTGCCTTCTCGATGTGAGGCTCAGCCGCTCTGACCGGTCAAGAGCTCTTCAGCAAATGTCAAAATACATGTCGCAGAAAGCTTCGTTCAAGTAA
- a CDS encoding Lrp/AsnC ligand binding domain-containing protein: MAEAYVLINCDLGSEDSVIKQLKKLSGVAEVKGVFGVYDVIARVRADTESDIKKVVSNVRTTDGIKSSLTMVVIEGQGD; the protein is encoded by the coding sequence ATGGCAGAAGCATACGTGCTCATTAACTGTGACCTGGGCTCCGAGGACTCTGTAATAAAGCAGCTCAAGAAATTGTCAGGGGTGGCGGAGGTCAAGGGCGTGTTTGGAGTTTACGACGTAATAGCCAGGGTTCGAGCCGACACGGAGAGCGACATCAAAAAGGTTGTGAGCAACGTCAGGACTACGGACGGGATAAAGTCGAGCCTGACCATGGTGGTAATAGAAGGACAGGGCGACTGA
- a CDS encoding alpha/beta hydrolase, with protein sequence MFGFLGIPVPPSAGNASLASEADAYSSLLDRLNVTSKVAVIGYSVGGPSSIEFALRHADRTSSLILVSAIVHHIQPPSAMDINNQLHDAMLKSDFLMWLTTKYLQPTFVTFFAVTPELKAGLSPQDNAWVSNVVIPSLLPISEREPGISHHTTDFARINYPLEQIRVPTLIIDAKDDLGPPANAMFSTSPSHSAYAAEKTPNAVHIEYATGGHLLFGHEREAKAAIMKFIGQYQ encoded by the coding sequence ATGTTTGGATTCCTCGGTATACCAGTGCCGCCAAGCGCAGGCAATGCTAGCCTGGCTTCAGAAGCTGATGCCTATTCTTCTTTACTTGACAGATTAAACGTTACATCAAAAGTGGCGGTTATAGGCTATTCTGTAGGGGGTCCATCTTCTATTGAATTTGCATTGAGACACGCAGATCGAACGTCCTCGCTCATACTCGTTTCTGCGATAGTACATCACATTCAACCCCCATCAGCTATGGATATCAATAATCAACTTCATGATGCGATGCTCAAGTCTGATTTTCTCATGTGGCTGACAACGAAATATCTGCAGCCGACCTTCGTAACATTTTTTGCAGTGACACCGGAGCTGAAGGCAGGGCTTTCTCCACAGGACAACGCCTGGGTGTCAAACGTTGTGATTCCTTCCCTGCTTCCAATCAGCGAGCGTGAACCGGGCATATCGCACCACACAACCGATTTTGCCCGAATCAATTATCCTCTAGAGCAAATCCGCGTGCCAACTCTAATAATAGATGCCAAAGATGACCTTGGCCCCCCTGCAAATGCAATGTTTTCCACCTCCCCATCGCACTCGGCTTACGCCGCTGAAAAGACTCCAAATGCTGTCCATATAGAATACGCTACGGGCGGACATTTGCTTTTTGGGCATGAGCGAGAAGCAAAAGCGGCTATAATGAAATTCATTGGTCAATATCAATGA